One Vulpes lagopus strain Blue_001 chromosome 18, ASM1834538v1, whole genome shotgun sequence DNA window includes the following coding sequences:
- the CTSA gene encoding lysosomal protective protein isoform X1 produces the protein MVRAAPSPPWLLRLLLLLLLLLWAPPGQAAPDLDEIQCLPGLAKQPAFRQYSGYLRGSGPKHLHYWFVESQKDPKSSPLVLWLNGGPGCSSLDGFLTEHGPFLVQPDGATLEYNPYSWNLIANVLYLESPAGVGFSYSDDKTYATNDTEVAQSNYEALKDFFRLFPEYKDNELFLTGESYAGIYIPTLAVLVMQDPSMNLQGLAVGNGLSSYEQNDNSLVYFAYYHGLLGNRLWSSLQTHCCSQNKCNFYDNTDPECVTNLQEVSRIVGNSGLNIYNLYAPCAGGVPGHLRYEKDTVVLHDLGNIFTRLPFKRVWHQVWHQALLRSGDRLRMDPPCTNTTAASTYLNNPYVRKALHIPEQLPRWDMCNFLVNIQYRRLYQSMQSQYLKLLTTQKYRILLYNGDVDMACNFMGDEWFVDSLNQKMEVQRRPWLVDYGDSGEQIAGFVKEFSHIAFLTIKGAGHMVPTDKPQAALTMFSRFLNKQPY, from the exons ATGGTCCGAGCCGCGCCGTCGCCGCCGTGGCtgctgcggctgctgctgctgctgctgctgctgctctgggcgCCGCCGGGCCAGGCAGCGCCGGACCTGGACGAGATCCAGTGCCTGCCCGGGCTGGCCAAGCAGCCGGCTTTCCGCCAGTACTCCGGCTACCTCCGCGGCTCCGGCCCCAAGCACCTCCACTACTG GTTTGTGGAGTCCCAGAAGGATCCCAAGAGCAGCCCTCTGGTGCTTTGGCTCAACGGAGGGCCGGGCTGCAGCTCCCTAGATGGCTTTCTCACGGAGCACGGCCCCTTCCTG gTGCAGCCAGATGGTGCCACTCTGGAGTACAACCCCTATTCCTGGAACCTG ATTGCCAACGTGTTGTATCTTGAGTCCCCAGCTGGGGTGGGCTTCTCCTACTCTGATGATAAGACTTATGCAACCAACGACACGGAG GTCGCCCAGAGTAATTATGAGGCCCTTAAGGATTTCTTCCGCCTCTTCCCAGAGTACAAGGACAATGAGCTTTTCCTGACAGGAGAGAGCTATGCTGGCATTTACATCCCCACCCTGGCAGTGCTGGTCATGCAGGATCCCAGCATGAACCTTCAG GGGCTGGCTGTGGGCAATGGACTCTCCTCCTATGAGCAGAATGACAACTCCCTGGTCTATTTCGCCTACTACCATGGCCTTCTGGGGAACAG GCTCTGGTCTTCCCTCCAGACCCACTGCTGTTCTCAGAACAAGTGTAATTTCTATGACAACACCGACCCAGAATGTGTGACAAAT CTGCAGGAAGTATCCCGCATCGTGGGCAACTCTGGCCTCAACATTTACAACCTCTATGCCCCATGTGCTGGGGGGGTGCCTGGCCATTTAAG GTATGAGAAGGACACCGTGGTGCTCCACGATTTGGGCAACATCTTCACTCGCCTGCCGTTTAAGCGGGTGTGGCATCAGGTGTGGCATCAG GCACTGCTGCGTTCCGGGGATAGGCTGCGCATGGACCCTCCCTGCACCAACACCACGGCTGCCTCCACCTACCTCAACAACCCTTACGTGCGGAAGGCCCTTCACATCCCCGAGCAGCTGCCCCGCTGGGACATGTGCAA CTTCTTGGTGAATATACAGTACCGCCGTCTCTACCAGAGCATGCAGTCCCAGTACCTTAAGCTGCTCACCACACAG AAATACCGGATCTTGCTCTACAACGGAGATGTGGACATGGCCTGCAATTTCATGGGGGATGAGTGGTTTGTGGATTCCCTCAACCAGAAG ATGGAGGTCCAGCGCCGGCCCTGGTTAGTGGACTACGGGGACAGTGGGGAGCAGATTGCTGGCTTCGTGAAGGAGTTCTCTCACATCGCCTTTCTCACCATCAAG GGTGCTGGACACATGGTTCCCACGGACAAACCCCAGGCGGCCCTCACCATGTTCTCCCGCTTCCTGAATAAGCAGCCATACTGA
- the ACOT8 gene encoding acyl-coenzyme A thioesterase 8, translating to MSSRQAPEDEQGGGDPSGDLRSVLVTSVLNLEPLDVDLFRGRHYWVPTTQRLFGGQIVGQALVAAAKSVSEDVHVHSLHCYFVRTGDPKVPVLYQVERTRTGTSFSVRSVKAVQHGKPIFICQASFQQTQPSPAQHQFSMPNVPPPEQLLDHEALIDQYLRDPNLQEKYRVGLNRIAAKEVPIEIKPVNPPTLSQLQSMEPKQMFWVRARGYIGEGDMKMHCCVAAYISDYAFLGTALLPHQWQYKVHFMVSLDHSMWFHTPFRADHWMLYECESPWAGGSRGLVQGRLWRRDGVLAVSCAQEGVIRVKPWASKSKL from the exons ATGTCGTCCCGGCAGGCTCCCGAGGATGAGCAGGGCGGCGGCGATCCCTCCGGGGACCTCCGCAGCGTCCTGGTTACCAGCGTGCTCAACCTCGAGCCGCTAGACGTGGATCTGTTCAG aGGAAGACATTACTGGGTACCCACAACCCAGCGGCTGTTTGGGGGTCAGATTGTGGGCCAGGCCCTGGTGGCTGCAGCCAAGTCTGTGAGTGAAGACGTCCATGTGCACTCTCTGCACTGTTACTTTGTACGGACAG GGGACCCAAAAGTGCCGGTGCTGTACCAGGTGGAGCGGACGCGAACAGGGACGAGCTTCTCAGTGCGCTCTGTGAAGGCTGTGCAGCACGGCAAGCCCATCTTCATCTGCCAGGCCTCCTTCCAGCAGACTCAGCCCAGCCCTGCACAGCACCAGTTTTCCATGCCCAATGTGCCCCCGCCCGAACAGCTGCTTGACCATGAGGCCCTCATCGACCAGTATTTAAG GGACCCCAACCTCCAAGAGAAGTACCGAGTAGGACTGAACCGAATTGCTGCCAAGGAGGTGCCCATTGAGATCAAGCCAGTAAACCCGCCTACCCTGAGCCAgctgcagagcatggagcctaagCAGATGTTCTGGGTGCGAGCCCGGGGCTACATTG GGGAGGGCGACATGAAGATGCACTGCTGCGTGGCTGCCTACATCTCGGACTACGCCTTCCTGGGCACAGCACTGCTGCCTCACCAGTGGCAGTACAAGGTGCACTTCATGGTCTCTTTGGACCACTCCATGTGGTTCCACACTCCCTTCCGAGCTGACCACTGGATGCTCTATGAGTGTGAGAGCCCCTGGGCTG GTGGCTCCCGGGGGCTGGTCCAAGGGCGGCTGTGGCGTCGGGATGGCGTCCTGGCTGTGTCCTGTGCCCAGGAGGGTGTGATCCGAGTGAAGCCCTGGGCCTCAAAGAGCAAGCTGTAG
- the SPATA25 gene encoding spermatogenesis-associated protein 25 produces the protein MVGRVGQEADDCSLTNGGFGAAMSYFVSPQTHQGLLPSSQGGAASPGSSLGLYSPVEPVVVASGGLGPLSQKAEQVAPVAQAWGPALAVPEARGCPGGASWEILQRTEYGRYNHKFPYARQPESLGWEDGCSRSRAPQLGSPSRPGPLLLCGLSPGVLPMPSEAGGTEAGSQPDICILTLAMMIAGIPTVPVPGLREEDLIRAAQAFMMAHPEPEGVMEGARYEQTHAHTASGQMPLMRSRRGQPPGSCL, from the exons ATGGTGGGAAGGGTAGGACAGGAGGCAGATGACTGTTCCCTCACAAATGGGGGCTTTGGGGCAGCCATGTCCTACTTCGTGTCTCCACAAACTCATCAAGGTCTTCTGCCTTCCAGCCAAG GTGGGGCTGCTTCTCCAGGCTCATCCCTTGGCCTCTACAGTCCTGTAGAGCCAGTGGTGGTGGCCTCTGGTGGACTAGGCCCACTGAGCCAGAAAGCTGAGCAGGTGGCACCTGttgcccaggcctggggcccagcccTGGCAGTGCCGGAAGCCAGAGGCTGCCCTGGGGGGGCTAGCTGGGAGATACTACAGCGGACTGAGTATGGCCGATACAACCACAAATTCCCCTATGCAAGGCAGCCAGAGAGCCTGGGCTGGGAGGATGGCTGCTCCAGAAGCAGAGCTCCCCAGCTGGGTAGCCCCAGCAGGCCTGGGCCCCTGCTGCTGTGTGGGCTGTCACCAGGGGTTCTACCGATGCCCTCCGAGGCAGGGGGGACGGAGGCCGGCTCCCAGCCTGACATCTGCATCCTTACCCTGGCCATGATGATCGCTGGCATCCCCACCGTGCCTGTCCCAGGCCTGAGGGAAGAGGACCTGATCAGGGCCGCTCAAGCTTTCATGATGGCCCATCCAGAGCCAGAAGGGGTTATGGAAGGGGCGCGGTACGAGCAGACACATGCCCACACAGCCTCAGGGCAAATGCCCCTAATGAGATCCAGGAGAGGCCAGCCTCCTGGCTCCTGCTTGTAG
- the NEURL2 gene encoding neuralized-like protein 2 — protein MAAVSDPVGLRAPWRPARPEPPPTRFHQVHGANIRVDLSGTRATRVESFAHGVCFSREPLAPGQVFLVEIEEKELGWCGHLRLGLTALDPATLAAVPEFSLPDLVSLGHTWVFAITRHHNRVPREDRPEAEALAPSRPPALLVEPYLCIEQFRIPRDRLVGRSRPGLYSHLLDQLYELNVLPPTARRSRLGVLFCPRPDGTADMHIVINGEDMGPSARGLPAAQPLYAVVDVFASTKSVRLVQLEYGLPSLQTLCRLVIQRSVVHRLAIDGLHLPKGLKDFCKYE, from the exons ATGGCTGCTGTCTCCGACCCCGTGGGCCTGCGTGCGCCCTGGAGACCCGCGCGCCCCGAGCCCCCTCCCACCCGCTTCCACCAGGTGCACGGTGCCAACATCCGCGTGGACCTCTCCGGGACGCGGGCCACACGCGTGGAGAGCTTCGCTCACGGCGTATGCTTCAGTCGCGAGCCGCTGGCCCCGGGCCAGGTATTCCTGGTCGAGATCGAGGAGAAAGAGCTGGGCTGGTGCGGGCACCTGCGCCTCGGCCTGACCGCGCTGGACCCCGCCACTCTGGCCGCCGTGCCCGAGTTTTCGCTGCCCGACCTGGTCAGCCTCGGCCACACCTGGGTCTTCGCCATCACGCGCCATCACAACCGCGTGCCCCGGGAGGACCGCCCGGAGGCAGAGGCGTTGGCTCCCAgccgcccccctgccctcctggtgGAACCGTATCTGTGCATCGAGCAGTTTCGAATTCCCCGCGACCGCCTGGTGGGTCGCAGCCGGCCCGGGCTCTACAGCCATCTCTTGGATCAGCTGTATGAGCTGAACGTGCTGCCTCCGACCGCGCGCCGCAGCCGCCTGGGCGTTCTTTTCTGTCCGCGCCCGGACGGCACGGCCGACATGCACATCGTCATCAACGGCGAGGACATGGGCCCCAGCGCCCGGGGGCTGCCAGCCGCCCAGCCCCTCTACGCAGTGGTGGACGTGTTTGCCTCCACCAAGAGCGTGCGCCTGGTCCAGCTCGAGTATGGCT TGCCGTCCCTACAGACTCTGTGCCGCCTAGTCATCCAGAGGAGCGTGGTGCACCGGTTGGCCATTGATGGGCTCCACCTGCCGAAAGGACTTAAGGATTTCTGCAAGTATGAGTAG
- the ZSWIM1 gene encoding zinc finger SWIM domain-containing protein 1, giving the protein MALTMLNELLIEDPNPPMLLYQVSKTAQLDTLNYQSCFMQGVFAHFPEILFIHRTYNPMGKVLYTFLVDGPRVQLEGHLARAVYFAIPAKEDAEGLAQMFQVFKKFNPAWERVCTILVDPHFLPLPTLAMEFPAAEVLLSAFHICKFLQGKFYQLSLGQPVERVLLTSLQSTMCSATAGNLRKLYTLLSSCIPPTQLPELHSHWLLNDRIWLAHRWRSRAESSRYFQSLEVTTRVLSQFFGTTPCVEQGMVSLLRYMHQNSGDKASFSLGLSLQNNHAALDISPESPKVEQLVEARIQHSLNAICTGPAAQLCLGELAVVQKSVHLIGSGSEKVNIQILEDTHRVQPQPPASCSCYFHQAFHLPCRHILAILSAHHQVLQPDMLPAQWTAGCAASLDNILGSKWSETLDKHLAVALLTEEVGQLLQHCSQEEFERRYSTLRELADSWIGPYEQVQL; this is encoded by the coding sequence ATGGCCCTGACAATGCTGAATGAGCTCTTGATTGAGGACCCAAACCCACCTATGCTGCTGTATCAGGTTAGCAAGACTGCTCAGTTAGATACCCTCAACTACCAGAGCTGCTTTATGCAAGGtgtctttgcccatttccctGAGATCTTATTTATCCACCGGACCTATAACCCAATGGGCAAGGTGCTATATACCTTCCTGGTAGATGGACCTCGGGTGCAGCTGGAGGGTCATCTCGCCCGGGCAGTCTACTTTGCCATTCCTGCCAAAGAGGATGCTGAGGGCCTGGCCCAGATGTTCCAGGTGTTCAAGAAGTTTAACCCAGCATGGGAGAGAGTCTGTACCATCCTGGTGGATCCTCACTTCCTCCCCTTGCCCACCCTTGCTATGGAGTTTCCCGCGGCCGAGGTCCTGCTCTCAGCCTTCCATATCTGTAAGTTCCTCCAGGGCAAATTCTATCAGCTGTCACTTGGACAGCCTGTGGAAAGGGTGCTCCTTACTTCCCTGCAGAGCACGATGTGCTCAGCCACAGCTGGCAACCTAAGGAAGTTGTATACACTCCTGAGCAGCTGCATCCCTCCTACCCAGCTGCCCGAGCTCCACTCACACTGGCTGCTCAACGACCGCATCTGGCTGGCCCACCGCTGGAGAAGCCGAGCTGAGAGCAGCCGCTACTTCCAAAGCCTGGAGGTCACCACCCGCGTCCTCAGCCAGTTCTTCGGCACTACCCCATGTGTGGAACAAGGCATGGTCTCTCTGCTCCGATACATGCACCAGAACTCTGGAGACAAGGCAAGTTTTAGCCTGGGCCTGAGTCTCCAGAACAATCATGCCGCCTTAGACATCAGCCCCGAAAGCCCCAAAGTGGAGCAGCTAGTAGAAGCCCGCATCCAGCACTCCCTCAATGCCATCTGCACGGGGCCAGCTGCCCAGCTCTGTCTGGGTGAACTCGCTGTGGTCCAAAAATCTGTGCACCTCATTGGCTCCGGTTCAGAAAAGGTGAACATCCAGATCCTGGAGGACACCCATAGggtgcagccccagccccctgccagctGCAGCTGCTACTTTCACCAGGCCTTCCACCTGCCCTGCCGCCACATCCTAGCCATTCTCAGTGCCCACCACCAGGTGCTCCAGCCCGACATGCTGCCAGCTCAGTGGACAGCAGGCTGTGCTGCCAGTCTAGACAACATCCTGGGCAGCAAGTGGAGTGAGACGCTGGATAAGCACTTGGCCGTGGCTCTCCTCACTGAGGAGGTGGGCCAGCTCTTGCAGCACTGCAGCCAGGAGGAGTTTGAACGGAGGTACAGCACCCTGCGGGAACTGGCAGACAGCTGGATCGGCCCTTATGAGCAGGTTCAGCTCTGA
- the ZSWIM3 gene encoding zinc finger SWIM domain-containing protein 3, with product MELGSCFKTYEDFKECFSAYKKENRCSFILRDCVSVRFHNLNHGTCIREDILYVQVKFVCIRTQSNRKRTSEVDMCPAYLLLRYNEKLDRLFISELNTQHIHVDYKTAGPRGDTAGKSQKTVCLQKPQPAQPMIEKDLDLAKKSLVEPSFCLDKVQTPSKPEQEGITPSDLAKIAKVMKNFLKVDEGSMASLSVGNSQDLDRLSFQSSKMSDLFIRFPENLLLHRVENAQGHILYAFLVENKEREGRVVHFAVLQAETATSVAKMLSIFTEFNCDWPKVKVVFVDPSFPHRAILQEIFPAARILLSIYHTTRLLEKKLHRSSANPSFKRLMKEALREAVFVTSDASLQNLCQMSQALLDEELFSFLQAHWFSCELLWYMHVRKGLHACNTYMDSLDVITSKVSSLFREQQSLLDCILRFVDYIDFFNTKGLKNVPTAPPKLKRARPASLPPKPKKAFGVCGGNLSRLPMEETKPGPQRVQLQQQPQVWPSRGGMLDALHESGSQLAYKLCQNEWEVVQNSTHLVDLAGSSVDIQLLEDSHHVSKDGCSCSCSFQQSYHLPCRHILALLHTSQKPVGEAMVCRRWQKRYQHLLGPNGELRDPVMIPNTGQPGKQGRSDMIQDLSRELANLLMQSEGPELEERYSTLRKIVDIWADPCQPPEPSQQPEDFKDVGRLPFLWGKPEEGEGLPLAGATIHD from the exons ATGGAGCTGGGCAGCTGCTTCAAGACCTACGAGGACTTCAAGGAGTGTTTCAGCGCCTACAAAAAGGAGAACAGGTGCTCCTTCATTCTCAGGGACTGCGTCTCCGTCCGCTTCCACAACCTCAACCATGGCACCTGCATCCGCGAGGACATCCT ATATGTGCAGGTGAAATTTGTCTGTATTCGGACTCAGTCAAACAGGAAGAGAACATCAGAGGTGGACATGTGCCCAGCATACTTGCTCCTGCGGTACAATGAGAAACTGGATAGATTGTTCATCAGTGAACTCAACACCCAGCACATCCACGTTGACTACAAAACTGCAGGTCCCAGAGGAGACACCGCTGGCAAATCTCAGAAGACCGTATGCCTGCAGAAACCCCAGCCTGCGCAGCCCATGATCGAGAAGGACCTTGACCTGGCCAAGAAGTCCCTTGTTGAACCATCATTTTGCTTAGATAAAGTCCAAACACCCTCAAAGCCAGAGCAGGAGGGAATCACTCCTTCTGACCTGGCCAAGATAGCCAAAGTGATGAAAAACTTTCTTAAGGTGGATGAGGGTTCCATGGCTTCACTCAGCGTGGGCAACAGCCAAGACCTGGACCGGTTGAGCTTCCAGAGCAGCAAGATGAGTGATCTGTTTATCCGCTTCCCAGAGAATCTCTTGCTACACCGGGTGGAGAACGCCCAGGGCCACATCCTTTATGCTTTCTTGGTGGAGAACAAGGAACGAGAGGGTCGAGTGGTACACTTTGCCGTGCTTCAGGCTGAGACGGCTACCTCTGTGGCCAAGATGCTGAGTATCTTCACGGAGTTCAACtgtgactggcccaaggtcaaGGTGGTGTTTGTGGATCCCTCCTTCCCCCATCGAGCCATCCTGCAGGAGATCTTCCCTGCTGCGCGCATCCTCCTCTCTATCTACCACACCACCCGGCTCCTGGAGAAGAAGTTGCATCGGAGTTCAGCAAATCCATCCTTTAAAAGGCTCATGAAGGAAGCCCTGCGGGAGGCGGTGTTTGTCACTTCTGATGCCAGCCTGCAAAATCTCTGTCAGATGTCCCAAGCCCTCCTAGACGAGGAGCTCTTCAGCTTCCTCCAGGCCCACTGGTTCTCCTGTGAGCTGCTATGGTACATGCACGTGAGGAAAGGCCTACATGCGTGTAACACATACATGGATAGCCTAGATGTCATCACCAGCAAGGTGTCCAGCCTTTTCCGGGAACAGCAGTCTTTGCTGGACTGTATCCTCCGCTTTGTAGATTATATAGACTTCTTTAATACCAAAGGCTTGAAGAATGTGCCCACAGCTCCTCCCAAGTTAAAGAGAGCCCGGCCAGCCAGCCTGCCACCAAAGCCCAAGAAGGCGTTTGGAGTCTGTGGGGGCAACctcagcaggctccccatggaagAGACCAAGCCCGGCCCCCAGCGGgtgcagctgcagcagcagccaCAGGTATGGCCCTCCCGGGGCGGCATGCTGGATGCCTTGCATGAGAGTGGCTCCCAGCTGGCCTATAAGCTGTGCCAGAACGAGTGGGAGGTGGTACAGAACTCCACCCACCTGGTGGACCTGGCTGGCTCCTCTGTGGACATTCAGCTACTGGAGGATTCTCACCATGTTAGCAAAGATGGCTGTAGCTGCAGCTGTTCCTTTCAACAGTCGTACCACCTGCCATGCCGGCACATTCTGGCCCTGCTGCATACCAGCCAGAAGCCCGTGGGTGAAGCCATGGTGTGCCGCCGGTGGCAGAAGAGGTACCAGCACCTCCTCGGGCCCAACGGGGAGCTCCGGGACCCTGTCATGATCCCAAACACAGGCCAGCCAGGGAAGCAAGGACGGAGTGACATGATTCAGGACCTAAGCAGGGAGCTGGCAAACCTGCTCATGCAGAGTGAAGGGCCAGAGCTGGAGGAGCGCTATTCCACCCTGCGCAAGATTGTGGACATCTGGGCGGACCCCTGCCAGCCTCCTGAGCCCAGTCAGCAGCCAGAGGACTTCAAGGATGTGGGCcgcctccctttcctctggggaaagccagaggaaggggagggactcCCTCTTGCTGGAGCCACAATTCATGACTGA
- the CTSA gene encoding lysosomal protective protein isoform X2: MVRAAPSPPWLLRLLLLLLLLLWAPPGQAAPDLDEIQCLPGLAKQPAFRQYSGYLRGSGPKHLHYWFVESQKDPKSSPLVLWLNGGPGCSSLDGFLTEHGPFLVQPDGATLEYNPYSWNLIANVLYLESPAGVGFSYSDDKTYATNDTEVAQSNYEALKDFFRLFPEYKDNELFLTGESYAGIYIPTLAVLVMQDPSMNLQGLAVGNGLSSYEQNDNSLVYFAYYHGLLGNRLWSSLQTHCCSQNKCNFYDNTDPECVTNLQEVSRIVGNSGLNIYNLYAPCAGGVPGHLRYEKDTVVLHDLGNIFTRLPFKRVWHQALLRSGDRLRMDPPCTNTTAASTYLNNPYVRKALHIPEQLPRWDMCNFLVNIQYRRLYQSMQSQYLKLLTTQKYRILLYNGDVDMACNFMGDEWFVDSLNQKMEVQRRPWLVDYGDSGEQIAGFVKEFSHIAFLTIKGAGHMVPTDKPQAALTMFSRFLNKQPY; this comes from the exons ATGGTCCGAGCCGCGCCGTCGCCGCCGTGGCtgctgcggctgctgctgctgctgctgctgctgctctgggcgCCGCCGGGCCAGGCAGCGCCGGACCTGGACGAGATCCAGTGCCTGCCCGGGCTGGCCAAGCAGCCGGCTTTCCGCCAGTACTCCGGCTACCTCCGCGGCTCCGGCCCCAAGCACCTCCACTACTG GTTTGTGGAGTCCCAGAAGGATCCCAAGAGCAGCCCTCTGGTGCTTTGGCTCAACGGAGGGCCGGGCTGCAGCTCCCTAGATGGCTTTCTCACGGAGCACGGCCCCTTCCTG gTGCAGCCAGATGGTGCCACTCTGGAGTACAACCCCTATTCCTGGAACCTG ATTGCCAACGTGTTGTATCTTGAGTCCCCAGCTGGGGTGGGCTTCTCCTACTCTGATGATAAGACTTATGCAACCAACGACACGGAG GTCGCCCAGAGTAATTATGAGGCCCTTAAGGATTTCTTCCGCCTCTTCCCAGAGTACAAGGACAATGAGCTTTTCCTGACAGGAGAGAGCTATGCTGGCATTTACATCCCCACCCTGGCAGTGCTGGTCATGCAGGATCCCAGCATGAACCTTCAG GGGCTGGCTGTGGGCAATGGACTCTCCTCCTATGAGCAGAATGACAACTCCCTGGTCTATTTCGCCTACTACCATGGCCTTCTGGGGAACAG GCTCTGGTCTTCCCTCCAGACCCACTGCTGTTCTCAGAACAAGTGTAATTTCTATGACAACACCGACCCAGAATGTGTGACAAAT CTGCAGGAAGTATCCCGCATCGTGGGCAACTCTGGCCTCAACATTTACAACCTCTATGCCCCATGTGCTGGGGGGGTGCCTGGCCATTTAAG GTATGAGAAGGACACCGTGGTGCTCCACGATTTGGGCAACATCTTCACTCGCCTGCCGTTTAAGCGGGTGTGGCATCAG GCACTGCTGCGTTCCGGGGATAGGCTGCGCATGGACCCTCCCTGCACCAACACCACGGCTGCCTCCACCTACCTCAACAACCCTTACGTGCGGAAGGCCCTTCACATCCCCGAGCAGCTGCCCCGCTGGGACATGTGCAA CTTCTTGGTGAATATACAGTACCGCCGTCTCTACCAGAGCATGCAGTCCCAGTACCTTAAGCTGCTCACCACACAG AAATACCGGATCTTGCTCTACAACGGAGATGTGGACATGGCCTGCAATTTCATGGGGGATGAGTGGTTTGTGGATTCCCTCAACCAGAAG ATGGAGGTCCAGCGCCGGCCCTGGTTAGTGGACTACGGGGACAGTGGGGAGCAGATTGCTGGCTTCGTGAAGGAGTTCTCTCACATCGCCTTTCTCACCATCAAG GGTGCTGGACACATGGTTCCCACGGACAAACCCCAGGCGGCCCTCACCATGTTCTCCCGCTTCCTGAATAAGCAGCCATACTGA